The following proteins come from a genomic window of Bacteroidales bacterium:
- a CDS encoding type II toxin-antitoxin system VapC family toxin translates to MNGDKLLDTNVLIYLSQGKLKLSDFTSSEETLSISVITYMEALGYHFERLEEEELMNALCNHLILIHLSPEIIAKVIEIRKTSKIKLPDAIIAATAMNSNLTLVTRNTKDFNAIKDRIKLLDPFS, encoded by the coding sequence ATGAATGGTGATAAATTATTAGATACAAATGTCTTGATTTACCTTTCACAGGGTAAACTAAAACTTTCCGATTTCACTTCAAGTGAGGAAACTTTATCTATATCTGTCATTACTTACATGGAAGCGTTAGGTTACCATTTCGAAAGATTAGAGGAAGAAGAGCTAATGAATGCATTGTGTAACCACCTGATTCTGATTCACCTTTCACCCGAAATCATTGCTAAAGTCATCGAAATACGCAAAACTTCAAAAATTAAACTACCGGATGCTATTATAGCTGCCACGGCAATGAACAGCAATCTAACACTGGTAACCAGAAACACAAAAGATTTCAATGCAATCAAAGATAGAATCAAATTACTTGATCCTTTTAGCTGA